The following are encoded together in the Melitaea cinxia chromosome 22, ilMelCinx1.1, whole genome shotgun sequence genome:
- the LOC123664669 gene encoding UDP-glucosyltransferase 2-like: protein MTRILLLRILCIFLLEEIRAAKILAVFPTPSISHQVVFRPLIHELARRGHDVTVITTDPVYPPGQAPDNLTEINVHDLSYKIWMEEFFKATVEDDTITDQVSIIMRAVTKITIDQLKTKDVQDIIQKKKGEFDLLLLEAYVKPALIYSHYFKAPVNLVSSLGAMKFNYITVGAPTHPLLYPPFLHQKLYNLTNWEKLQQLYSHWCIEDNVWKTEQEADKLLKSEFGTDIPTISELSNNVHMLFINMNPVWVDNQPVPPNVVYIGGIHVMPRKELPKDIQSFLDSSKYGVIYFSLGTNVKTSALPPGIIQTFVKVFSQLPYDVLWKFDQDVLPGQTKNIKISKWLPQSDILRHPNLKLFITQGGLQSTDEAISAGVPLIGIPLLADQWYNVQKYVRHHIGVQLDIESLTEEKLIKAIETVTGDRRYRENILRLGKIMIDQPQTPLERAVWWTEHVLRHGGAAHLRAAGANVSWAQYLEIELIIIVLSIIILVLTVIFIALYTLWKFLRRVKPETKQKTN from the exons ATGACAAGGATACTTCTTTTAAGAATATTATGTATCTTCCTCTTAGAAGAAATTAGAGCTGCAAAGATATTGGCAGTATTTCCAACGCCCTCAATAAGTCACCAAGTTGTATTTCGACCGTTGATTCATGAGCTGGCGAGACGTGGTCATGATGTCACAGTCATCACCACTGATCCCGTGTACCCACCAGGTCAAGCACCGGATAACCTCACTGAAATAAATGTTCACGATCTGTCCTATAAGATTTGGATGGAGGAATTCTTTAAAGCTACTGTTGAAGACGACACTATAACTGACCAAGTATCTATTATAATGAGAGCGGTAACGAAAATCACTATAgatcaattaaaaacaaaagatgTTCAAGAtattattcagaaaaaaaagGGAGAATTTGATCTGTTACTTCTAGAAGCTTACGTTAAACCAGCTCTGATATATTCACATTATTTCAAAGCTCCAGTGAATCTCGTCAGTTCACTAGGTGCTATGAAGTTTAACTACATAACAGTCGGTGCTCCAACTCATCCTCTCTTGTATCCACCATTTTTACACCAAAAACTATATAACCTAACGAATTGGGAAAAACTGCAGCAATTATATAGTCACTGGTGTATAGAAGACAATGTTTGGAAAACTGAGCAAGAAGCTGACAAACTACTGAAATCTGAATTTGGAACTGATATTCCAACCATAAGTGAATTATCTAATAATGTACATatgctttttataaatatgaatccGGTTTGGGTAGACAATCAACCAGTGCCACCTAACGTTGTTTATATAGGAGGAATACATGTGATGCCTCGGAAGGAATTACCGAAG gacATACAGTCTTTCCTAGACTCGTCGAAGTATGGTGTTATCTACTTTAGTTTGGGCACAAACGTCAAAACATCTGCTTTACCACCAGGAATTATACAGACTTTTGTAAAAGTATTTTCTCAACTACCTTATGATGTCTTGTGGAAATTTGACCAAGACGTTCTACCAGGgcagacaaaaaatattaaaatatctaaatggTTACCACAGTCCGATATACTAA GACATCcaaatctaaaattatttatcactcAAGGTGGATTGCAATCTACGGATGAAGCTATTAGCGCTGGAGTACCGCTCATTGGTATACCGTTGTTAGCGGATCAGTGGtacaatgtacaaaaatatgtcCGACACCACATTGGTGTACAGCTTGATATAGAATCTCTGACAGAAGAAAAATTGATAAAAGCTATCGAAACCGTTACTGGTGATagaag ATATCGGGAAAATATACTGAGATTGGGCAAAATCATGATAGACCAGCCTCAGACTCCGCTTGAGCGCGCCGTCTGGTGGACGGAACACGTGCTGCGACACGGCGGCGCCGCGCACCTGAGGGCCGCCGGCGCCAACGTGTCCTGGGCTCAATATTTGGaaatagaattaattataattgtactaTCAATAATAATTCTCGTTTTAACTGTGATATTTATAGCTTTGTATACATTATGGAAATTTCTAAGGCGAGTTAAGCCCGAAACCAAACAAAAAACTAATTAG